A genomic segment from Neosynechococcus sphagnicola sy1 encodes:
- a CDS encoding response regulator: MQSIQSYILVVDQESEDLHILESLLGRLRCAVVIAHSTAQALARASQAPPYLVILTGNHPGGSESLVSVLRSMDRQNNIMIVALTDVHAPSWLYQEENPGFDGFLVKPISGDVLTSLVQSAWVRQACCSET; this comes from the coding sequence ATGCAATCAATACAGAGCTATATTTTGGTCGTCGATCAGGAATCAGAGGATCTACACATTCTTGAATCGCTCTTGGGGCGATTAAGGTGTGCTGTTGTGATTGCCCACTCCACTGCTCAGGCATTGGCACGTGCAAGTCAGGCTCCGCCTTACCTAGTAATTTTGACAGGCAATCATCCCGGTGGATCGGAAAGTCTTGTGAGTGTGCTGCGGAGCATGGATCGGCAAAACAACATCATGATTGTGGCACTTACTGATGTTCACGCTCCTAGTTGGCTGTACCAAGAAGAGAATCCAGGATTTGATGGTTTTTTAGTCAAGCCCATTAGCGGTGATGTGCTCACCTCCTTAGTGCAGTCAGCCTGGGTGCGTCAAGCCTGTTGTTCTGAGACCTAG
- a CDS encoding DEAD/DEAH box helicase, translated as MNVSLTTPVLDLKTLFPFELDNFQHQAIAALEANRSVVVCAPTGSGKTLIGEYAIYRALAWGKRVFYTTPLKALSNQKLRDFRHQFGADKVGLLTGDVSVNREAPILVMTTEIFRNMLYGTPIGEVGTSLTDVETVVLDECHYMNDRQRGTVWEESIIYCPREIQLVALSATVANSDQLTDWIAQVHGPTDLIYSDFRPVPLQFHFCNPKGLFPLLDDSQTKVNPRLKEKKSRPPDKTRRSKDAVPSLAFTLSQLRQRDMLPAIYFIFSRRGCDQAVADLGNLSLVNPEEAAQLQTQIKDFLLRNPDAARFGQVEPLHRGIAAHHAGILPAWKGLVEELFQQGLIKVVYATETLAAGINMPARTTVISSLSKRTDLGHRLLNPSEFLQMAGRAGRRGMDPLGHVVTVQTPFEGAREAAYLATIGADPLVSQFTPSYGMVLNLLQIHTLEEAKELVERSFGQYLANLSLKPQQQAIAQLKAELAHVQAQCEAVDSQLFHQYEKLRERLKEEQRLLKILQHQNQEVHASDLGLALTFAVAGTILSLKGGHVATALPLPAVLVIKAQGSGQFPYLVCLGKDNRWYVVTVGDVVGLHAEFPRLTGVDDLCPPPEMPLKPGQTRQGNDLTAAIARRIPQPPQLEMAPEVKVQLHQVEITQSEVAAHPLHQRSDRPTLLKRQRRIQDLQAELADREQKLNQQSHRHWEEFLCLIDVLKYFECLDGFVPTVLGQATAAIRGDNELWLGLALMSGELDDLDPHHLAAACAALVTEVSRPDSWTHYSLSPAVEAALSNLRNLRRQLFQLQRRYQVVMPIWLEFEMVALVEQWALGVNWVDLCSNTSLDEGDVVRILRRTLDFLSQIPHVPYIPESLRLNAYRAMHLIDRFPVNEVSD; from the coding sequence GTGAATGTTTCCCTAACAACGCCAGTTCTGGATCTGAAGACCCTTTTCCCCTTTGAACTGGATAATTTTCAGCATCAAGCGATCGCAGCCTTAGAGGCTAATCGCTCTGTTGTCGTTTGCGCCCCCACAGGTTCCGGGAAAACACTGATTGGGGAATATGCTATCTATCGAGCCTTAGCCTGGGGTAAGCGTGTCTTCTACACCACACCGCTGAAAGCCCTGTCTAACCAGAAACTCCGGGACTTTCGGCATCAATTTGGTGCCGATAAGGTTGGGTTGTTGACCGGAGACGTTTCGGTGAATCGAGAGGCACCGATTCTGGTGATGACCACCGAAATTTTCCGTAATATGCTCTATGGAACCCCGATTGGCGAAGTGGGCACCTCCCTCACCGATGTGGAAACCGTGGTACTAGATGAATGCCACTACATGAATGACCGCCAGCGGGGGACGGTTTGGGAAGAATCGATTATCTACTGCCCGAGGGAAATTCAATTGGTTGCCCTCTCCGCGACCGTTGCCAACAGTGACCAGCTTACTGATTGGATTGCTCAGGTGCATGGCCCCACTGACCTGATTTACTCCGACTTTCGTCCGGTTCCCCTGCAATTTCACTTTTGTAACCCCAAGGGGTTGTTCCCCCTCCTAGACGACAGTCAGACCAAAGTCAATCCCCGGCTGAAGGAAAAAAAAAGCCGCCCACCAGATAAAACTCGCCGCAGCAAGGATGCGGTTCCCTCCCTGGCCTTTACCCTCAGTCAGTTGCGCCAGCGAGATATGCTACCGGCCATTTACTTTATTTTTAGTCGCCGGGGTTGTGATCAAGCGGTTGCCGATCTAGGCAATCTCTCCCTGGTGAATCCTGAGGAAGCAGCGCAGTTGCAGACCCAAATTAAGGATTTTTTGCTGCGCAATCCCGACGCTGCCCGCTTTGGACAGGTAGAACCCCTGCACCGAGGAATTGCCGCCCACCACGCGGGCATCTTGCCCGCGTGGAAAGGATTGGTTGAAGAACTGTTCCAACAGGGGTTAATCAAGGTAGTCTATGCCACCGAGACCCTGGCCGCGGGCATTAATATGCCCGCTCGCACTACGGTGATTTCGAGTTTGTCGAAGCGGACGGATCTGGGACATCGGCTCCTTAACCCCTCGGAATTTCTCCAAATGGCAGGTCGTGCAGGTCGCCGGGGCATGGATCCCTTGGGGCATGTGGTCACCGTGCAGACTCCCTTTGAAGGGGCACGGGAAGCCGCCTACCTGGCAACCATCGGGGCAGATCCTTTGGTGAGTCAGTTTACCCCCAGCTATGGGATGGTGCTAAATCTGTTACAAATTCATACCCTGGAGGAAGCTAAAGAGTTGGTGGAGCGGAGTTTTGGTCAATATTTGGCCAACCTGTCTCTCAAACCCCAGCAGCAGGCGATCGCCCAACTGAAAGCAGAATTGGCTCATGTCCAGGCTCAGTGTGAAGCCGTGGACTCCCAACTCTTCCACCAATATGAAAAGTTGCGGGAACGCTTAAAGGAAGAGCAACGGCTGCTGAAAATTTTGCAGCATCAAAACCAGGAAGTCCATGCCAGTGATCTCGGCTTGGCTCTGACCTTTGCGGTTGCTGGTACGATCCTCAGTCTCAAGGGAGGGCATGTTGCCACTGCCCTTCCCCTGCCTGCGGTGCTGGTGATTAAAGCCCAGGGGTCAGGTCAGTTCCCCTACCTAGTTTGCTTGGGAAAGGATAACCGCTGGTATGTTGTGACGGTGGGGGATGTAGTGGGTCTACACGCTGAGTTTCCCCGTCTTACCGGGGTCGATGACCTTTGCCCTCCCCCCGAAATGCCCCTGAAACCAGGTCAAACCCGTCAAGGCAATGATTTGACGGCAGCGATCGCCCGACGGATTCCCCAACCCCCCCAACTGGAAATGGCTCCGGAGGTGAAAGTCCAACTCCACCAGGTTGAGATTACCCAATCCGAGGTAGCAGCCCATCCGCTGCATCAGCGCAGCGATCGCCCCACCCTGCTGAAACGGCAACGGCGGATTCAAGATCTCCAGGCAGAACTGGCGGATCGAGAGCAAAAACTCAACCAGCAGTCCCATCGCCATTGGGAAGAGTTTCTCTGCTTGATTGATGTTTTGAAATACTTCGAGTGTCTGGATGGGTTTGTGCCGACGGTCTTGGGACAGGCAACCGCCGCAATTCGCGGTGACAATGAACTGTGGCTAGGACTGGCCCTAATGTCTGGCGAATTAGACGATCTCGACCCCCATCATTTAGCAGCCGCCTGTGCGGCATTGGTCACCGAAGTTTCTCGCCCCGATAGCTGGACTCACTATAGTCTCTCGCCAGCGGTGGAAGCGGCACTCTCCAATCTCCGGAATTTACGACGTCAACTGTTTCAACTTCAGCGGCGCTATCAAGTAGTGATGCCCATCTGGCTAGAGTTTGAGATGGTCGCCCTCGTCGAACAGTGG
- the cysT gene encoding sulfate ABC transporter permease subunit CysT gives MTVSPPLPPTQPAPRRWLVYVSWPWRITLGYLSLILLLPIAAVLVKASTESPAQFWAIATSPVALSAYNVTFGTALIAALINGIFGTLVAWVLVRYQFPLKRLVDATIDLPFALPTSVAGLTLATVYGQHGWIGSLLAPFGVEVSFTRLGVGVAMIFISLPFVVRTVQPVLSEMERELEEAAWCMGASHWQTFWRVLLPPLIPAILTGVAQGFSRAVGEYGSTVIIASNIPFKDLIAPVLIFQRLEQYDYAGATVIGTVLLGISLLMLLVINWLQAWGRRYA, from the coding sequence ATGACTGTCTCTCCTCCCCTGCCACCAACCCAACCAGCACCTCGGCGTTGGTTGGTGTATGTTTCCTGGCCTTGGCGCATTACCCTGGGCTATCTCAGCCTGATTTTGCTGCTGCCCATCGCCGCCGTGTTGGTGAAAGCCAGTACCGAGAGTCCGGCTCAATTTTGGGCGATCGCCACCAGTCCCGTGGCCCTCTCTGCCTACAACGTCACCTTTGGGACGGCGCTCATTGCCGCCCTGATCAATGGCATCTTTGGCACCCTGGTGGCCTGGGTGTTGGTGCGGTATCAATTTCCCCTGAAGCGCTTGGTTGATGCCACCATTGATCTTCCCTTTGCGCTGCCGACCTCCGTTGCGGGTTTGACCCTGGCCACTGTCTACGGCCAGCATGGCTGGATTGGTTCCCTGCTGGCCCCCTTCGGGGTGGAAGTGTCCTTTACCCGTTTGGGGGTTGGGGTGGCGATGATCTTCATTTCCCTGCCCTTTGTTGTCCGAACCGTGCAGCCCGTGCTGTCGGAAATGGAACGCGAACTGGAAGAAGCAGCCTGGTGTATGGGAGCCTCCCACTGGCAAACCTTCTGGCGGGTGCTGTTGCCCCCCCTGATTCCCGCAATCTTAACGGGAGTAGCCCAGGGCTTCTCCCGGGCGGTGGGAGAATATGGCTCAACGGTAATTATTGCCTCTAATATTCCCTTTAAAGATTTAATTGCTCCGGTGTTAATTTTTCAGCGTCTAGAGCAATATGACTATGCAGGAGCGACGGTCATTGGTACGGTT
- a CDS encoding potassium channel family protein, which translates to MNLSSLSFFRSLRKDNKQFAVIGLGRFGRAVCTSLHNLGYEVLAIDSNEMRVAHVLAEHTAAHALQLDSTEPLALKEAGVFEFDTVIVAIGNYVQESIVTTLNVKEGGVPHVVAKASSEIHGKLLKKVGADHVVFPEHEMGCVLARSLTKPSILERFELDPDHSIVEIMVPEEFDGKEIAELKLRSRYGLNVLAVSQEGRFAINPEPNHRLRKGSVMVVIGANQCINRLPI; encoded by the coding sequence GTGAATTTATCTTCTTTGAGCTTCTTCCGGAGTCTTCGCAAAGACAACAAACAATTTGCAGTCATTGGTTTGGGGCGCTTTGGTCGAGCCGTTTGTACCAGTCTTCATAACCTGGGCTACGAGGTTCTCGCTATCGATAGTAATGAAATGCGCGTGGCTCATGTCCTAGCCGAACATACGGCAGCCCACGCCCTCCAGTTGGACTCGACAGAACCCCTAGCACTCAAGGAGGCCGGGGTTTTTGAATTTGATACGGTGATTGTGGCCATTGGCAACTACGTTCAGGAAAGTATTGTCACCACCTTGAATGTCAAGGAGGGGGGAGTCCCCCATGTGGTGGCCAAGGCTTCCTCTGAGATCCATGGCAAGCTGCTCAAAAAAGTCGGGGCTGACCATGTTGTCTTCCCCGAACACGAAATGGGATGCGTCTTGGCGCGATCGCTGACCAAGCCTTCGATCCTAGAGCGGTTCGAACTCGACCCAGACCATAGCATTGTGGAAATCATGGTTCCCGAAGAATTTGATGGCAAGGAAATTGCGGAACTGAAGCTGCGGAGTCGCTATGGTCTCAACGTCCTGGCAGTCAGTCAAGAGGGGCGGTTTGCGATCAATCCCGAACCCAATCACCGCTTAAGGAAGGGTTCCGTCATGGTCGTGATTGGCGCTAACCAATGCATCAATCGCCTGCCCATCTAA
- a CDS encoding ABC transporter substrate-binding protein → MSIKRRQLMQYGAISLGSGLITACGSPPQPPALTRELTKVTFGTNWFAQAEHGGFYQAVATGIYRDHGLDVKIQMGGPQVNGTQLLLGGVVDFYMGFSADALQAVEAGIPKVTVAAIFQKDPQVLMAHPNTGATSLAALKGRPIFVSAIANVTYWPFLVAKYGFTETMKRPYNFNLSAFLADKNSVQQGYLTSEPLAIEQQGGFKPVIFLLADQGYNPYATTIETKQALVETNPDLVQRFVDASIKGWYSYLEGDPAPGNALIKQANPQMQDAQIAYGLAQSKANGIVISGDAIPLGIGAMTDSHWQSFFQLIADQGIVKPNTDYHRAYTLQFVNKGRLQPR, encoded by the coding sequence ATGTCGATCAAACGTCGCCAGCTCATGCAGTATGGGGCTATTTCCCTTGGAAGTGGCCTTATCACCGCCTGTGGATCACCTCCCCAACCGCCTGCATTGACCCGAGAATTGACCAAGGTCACCTTCGGCACCAACTGGTTTGCCCAAGCCGAGCATGGTGGGTTTTACCAAGCGGTTGCTACGGGGATCTATCGCGATCATGGTCTGGATGTCAAGATTCAGATGGGGGGCCCTCAGGTGAACGGTACCCAGTTGCTCCTGGGGGGCGTAGTGGATTTCTACATGGGATTTTCTGCGGATGCCCTTCAAGCGGTAGAAGCGGGAATTCCCAAGGTTACCGTCGCAGCAATTTTCCAGAAAGATCCCCAGGTTCTGATGGCCCATCCCAATACGGGGGCAACGTCCCTAGCTGCACTGAAAGGACGGCCAATCTTTGTTTCCGCCATTGCCAATGTTACATATTGGCCGTTTTTGGTGGCCAAATACGGATTCACCGAAACCATGAAACGTCCCTACAACTTTAATCTCAGCGCCTTCTTAGCGGATAAAAACTCGGTGCAGCAGGGCTACCTGACCTCAGAACCCCTGGCAATTGAACAACAAGGGGGCTTCAAGCCCGTGATTTTTCTCCTGGCTGATCAGGGTTACAATCCCTACGCCACCACCATTGAAACCAAGCAAGCGTTGGTAGAAACTAATCCAGACCTGGTACAACGGTTTGTTGATGCTTCCATCAAAGGCTGGTATAGCTACCTGGAGGGGGATCCTGCCCCTGGGAATGCGTTGATCAAGCAAGCGAACCCCCAGATGCAGGATGCACAAATTGCCTATGGCCTTGCCCAGTCGAAGGCCAATGGCATCGTGATTTCAGGGGATGCAATCCCCCTCGGCATTGGGGCGATGACTGATTCCCACTGGCAATCCTTCTTCCAGTTAATCGCTGACCAGGGAATTGTCAAACCCAACACCGACTACCACCGCGCCTACACGCTGCAATTTGTCAATAAGGGCAGGTTACAACCTCGCTAA
- a CDS encoding DUF561 domain-containing protein: MTIPSRLQSAFEQGRALKIISGLNNFDRDRVAAVVKAAELGGATFVDIAADPALVAQMRSLVSLPICVSAVEPELFVAAVAAGADLIEIGNFDSFYAQGRQFSGAEVLDLTHRTRSLLPQVTLSVTVPHTLPLDQQAYLAEALVRAGADIIQTEGGTSSQPTHAGTLGLMEKAAPTLAAAYEISRSVQVPVLCASGLSSVTAPLAIAAGAAGIGVGSAVNQLNDHVAMVAIVRSLMESLTTVSRSWVPV; this comes from the coding sequence ATGACCATCCCTTCCAGATTACAAAGCGCGTTTGAGCAAGGCCGTGCCCTCAAGATTATTAGTGGGTTGAATAATTTTGATCGCGATCGCGTTGCAGCGGTCGTGAAGGCAGCGGAGCTGGGTGGTGCTACCTTCGTGGATATTGCCGCCGATCCAGCGTTAGTGGCACAGATGCGATCCCTCGTCAGCTTACCGATTTGTGTCTCGGCGGTGGAACCCGAACTGTTTGTGGCGGCGGTTGCTGCTGGAGCTGACTTGATTGAAATTGGCAATTTTGATAGCTTCTATGCCCAAGGGCGGCAGTTTAGTGGGGCAGAAGTATTAGACTTAACCCACCGCACCCGATCCCTGTTGCCCCAGGTTACCCTATCGGTCACGGTTCCCCATACCCTGCCCCTGGATCAACAAGCTTATCTGGCAGAAGCCTTGGTCAGAGCCGGAGCGGATATCATCCAAACCGAGGGTGGTACCAGCAGTCAGCCGACCCACGCGGGAACCTTAGGGCTGATGGAAAAGGCCGCTCCCACCCTAGCCGCAGCCTACGAAATTTCCCGATCAGTCCAGGTGCCTGTGCTCTGTGCTTCTGGGCTTTCGAGTGTCACGGCTCCCTTGGCGATCGCCGCAGGGGCTGCGGGGATTGGGGTAGGGTCAGCGGTGAATCAACTCAATGATCACGTCGCCATGGTGGCAATTGTCCGCAGTTTGATGGAATCCCTGACAACCGTCAGCCGTTCCTGGGTACCCGTCTAG
- the psb34 gene encoding photosystem II assembly protein Psb34: protein MRYTTEPGGRLNNFAVEPKMYEATPPTHTEKRNYLVLGIGAAALVAGLVFVAIAVSSVG, encoded by the coding sequence ATGCGCTATACGACAGAACCCGGTGGTCGCCTCAATAACTTTGCAGTTGAGCCGAAGATGTACGAAGCGACCCCACCCACCCATACTGAGAAACGCAATTACCTGGTGTTGGGTATCGGTGCAGCAGCCTTGGTGGCAGGGTTGGTGTTTGTCGCGATCGCAGTTTCCAGCGTCGGTTAA
- a CDS encoding ABC transporter ATP-binding protein: MNSHPAIILSHVCKDYANGLRVLEDINLSIQDAQFVSLVGPSGCGKSTLLRIIAGLGRLTTGQLCWGTQTAPRKLAFVFQDAALMPWATVQDNVGLPLKLARTSKSVATAAVAEALAMVDLQGFEQCYPQQLSGGMKMRVSIARAMVTKPEILLMDEPFGALDEITRSKLNTELLGLWTQKQWTVVFVTHNLYEAIYLSNRVVVMAAHPGRIVADVAIEVPYPRPPEFRASTVYSAYCRTIAQYLAAGTAQP; this comes from the coding sequence ATGAATTCTCACCCTGCCATTATTCTCAGTCATGTTTGCAAAGACTATGCCAACGGTCTCAGGGTTTTGGAAGATATCAACTTAAGCATCCAGGATGCCCAGTTTGTGAGTCTGGTGGGGCCGTCTGGTTGTGGTAAAAGTACCTTACTACGAATCATCGCTGGCCTAGGCCGGCTAACCACAGGGCAGTTGTGCTGGGGCACCCAAACTGCACCCCGAAAGCTGGCCTTTGTCTTTCAAGATGCCGCCTTAATGCCATGGGCCACGGTACAGGACAATGTAGGCTTGCCGTTGAAATTAGCCAGAACCTCCAAGTCAGTCGCGACAGCAGCAGTGGCAGAAGCCCTGGCAATGGTTGACCTCCAGGGTTTTGAGCAGTGCTACCCCCAACAATTATCCGGTGGGATGAAAATGCGGGTGTCAATTGCTCGGGCTATGGTCACCAAACCGGAGATCCTGCTGATGGATGAACCCTTTGGGGCCTTAGATGAAATCACCCGCAGCAAGCTCAATACCGAGTTACTGGGGTTGTGGACCCAGAAGCAGTGGACGGTTGTCTTTGTCACCCACAATCTCTATGAGGCAATTTATCTGTCCAACCGCGTCGTGGTTATGGCGGCTCACCCCGGCCGCATCGTCGCCGATGTCGCCATTGAGGTTCCCTATCCTCGCCCCCCGGAGTTTCGGGCATCGACAGTCTACAGTGCGTATTGCCGCACCATTGCCCAATATCTGGCAGCGGGGACTGCTCAGCCATAG
- a CDS encoding sulfate ABC transporter substrate-binding protein has product MGLWKQVSRRWGRVGAIAVIALLCLKLLACTSLGNSTGKPPVEVTLAAFVVTRTVHEQLIPKFVAQWQREHQQQVTFSRSYGGSGSQTRAVVDGLDADVVHLALALDTERLQKAGLIQPGWEREFPDQSIVSKSVVALVTRPGNPKQIRDWSDLAKPGITLVTADPKTSGVARWNFLALWNGAIQAGADTAQATEFMRNVYNNVPALTRDAREATDVFSKQERIDALINYENEVILSAQKGMPLNYTIPRVNISIDNPIAIVDRNVQKHGNREVAEAYVRYLYTPEAQTVFAQLGFRPVDAQVAQQFASQFPHVEKLATAQTYGGWQKIQKRFFADGAIFDQIRTQIGK; this is encoded by the coding sequence ATGGGCTTATGGAAACAGGTATCCCGGCGATGGGGAAGGGTGGGTGCGATCGCGGTGATCGCCCTCCTCTGTCTGAAACTCCTAGCCTGCACCTCCCTCGGTAATTCAACTGGCAAGCCCCCCGTGGAAGTCACCCTGGCGGCCTTTGTGGTCACCCGCACCGTCCACGAACAATTGATTCCAAAGTTTGTCGCCCAATGGCAACGGGAACATCAGCAGCAGGTAACGTTTAGCCGCAGTTACGGGGGATCTGGCTCTCAAACCCGGGCAGTGGTGGATGGCTTAGATGCCGATGTGGTGCATTTAGCCCTCGCTCTGGATACGGAGCGACTGCAAAAAGCAGGCCTGATTCAACCAGGCTGGGAACGGGAGTTTCCTGACCAGAGTATTGTCTCGAAGTCTGTAGTGGCTTTGGTGACTCGACCTGGCAATCCCAAGCAGATTCGGGATTGGTCAGACCTTGCCAAACCGGGCATCACCTTAGTGACGGCGGATCCCAAAACCTCTGGGGTTGCCCGCTGGAATTTTCTAGCGCTGTGGAATGGCGCCATTCAGGCGGGAGCGGATACCGCTCAGGCGACTGAATTTATGCGCAATGTCTACAACAATGTCCCAGCCTTAACCCGCGATGCTCGGGAAGCAACGGATGTGTTTTCCAAGCAGGAACGGATTGATGCCCTGATCAACTATGAAAATGAAGTGATTTTATCCGCTCAAAAGGGCATGCCTCTGAACTACACCATTCCCCGCGTCAATATTTCCATTGATAATCCCATCGCGATCGTGGATCGGAATGTCCAAAAGCATGGGAATCGGGAAGTGGCAGAAGCTTATGTCCGCTATCTCTATACACCAGAAGCTCAAACTGTGTTTGCCCAGTTAGGGTTCCGTCCCGTGGATGCCCAGGTAGCCCAGCAATTTGCCAGTCAGTTCCCCCATGTGGAGAAGCTGGCAACCGCTCAGACCTATGGGGGCTGGCAGAAAATTCAGAAACGCTTCTTCGCAGATGGTGCTATTTTCGACCAAATTCGAACCCAGATTGGTAAGTAA